The Stieleria maiorica genome includes the window CGCCTGTTTCAACGAGAACGCTGGTCGGTTGCGTACCGATCAACGTGATCTTTTGATCAATGACGAAACACGGTACTCCAGCACCTCGAAAACGCTGAGACATTTCACTGGCGATTGCAAGTGCATCCATCCCGCTATCGCAATCCAGCGTGGCCTCGGCCCCATTCCTGGGCATGCCGGCGTCAACAACCACGCCGATCAGCTTCTGGCGATTGCCCATGTCCAGCGCATCGCAGAATTAGGCTTGAAACAATGCCTCGACGAGGCATCTTGGCAGCCATTTAGGTCCGCCAGCAAAATCAACCGGTGGGCATCGAGAGCGTTCAGCGTTCGTTCAATTTCATCAAAGGAAAAACGTATTCCATCGGTTTTCCCGACAGCAATAACGTTGGCGTCCGACTTGAGTGACCGGCCCCAACTGCCAAATTGCCGCGTCCGATAGGCCAATGGATCGGACGACCGCCGGAGTGCCCCACATCGGTTCGTGAGCATTCACTCCCCCACGAACGCAACCATGATTCTTAACGAAGTCCTGTTCCGATGCCATCGGCGGCTGCTCACCGCATCGCGATTTTGTCGTTGGCGATTCGTTTTCGTCCTGGCCGCGCCGAGACGAGTCGCGTCCGGCAGAACCGCACGCAGCTGAGCTGGTCCACACATGTTCATGCACCCGTTTCGGCGCAGCGGTGAATCTGACCGCCGCGCCGAAGGGGATCCATGAATCGCAGAGGTGAAAACACCGACGCTTCGAATTTTGAGTTAGGCTAAAAGATTCACGGATGTGATCCTCGCCATTGCTGTCGGCGTCAGTTTCGAGCTTTACGTGCAACTCTACCGCAACGCCCGGTTGTATTGGATTCGGAAAGCTCCGTCGTATTGACGTTCGTTGGAGGTGACGGGGAAGGCGTAGGCGGCGGTGAGGTGGGTGTGGAGACCGAATTCGAAGGTGGTGGCCAGGACGGCGCTAGTAATGCTGGTCGTGCCGCTGAAGTTTCCGAGTTGCAAGTTTCCCGCTGAGACGCTGCCGGCATCGTCGAGTGAAGTGGTTTGATGGACTTCCAAGGTGGGGATGATGGCGGTCAGGTAATCGGCCTGGTCGTTGCGGTAGGCGAAGCAGCCCACGGCAAGATCGGCAAACAGGTAGCTGGGATCGCTGATCGATCCGGCTTGCTGGAGCCCGTTGCCGTCGGGGTTCAAGTACACGGTGTTGTCGCTGGTGGCGAAGCTGAACTGCGTGAATCCCTGCGCGAACCATTTGTCGCCGGGCATGTACAGTCCTCCCAAAAACGGCTGGATCTGGACGGAGTCGTTGGCGACTCGCAGCAGTGGACTGCCGTTGCTCAAGTTGATCTCGATGGATTCCGCGCTTGGCAGGGCCAGACCGAGGCCGCCGGAGATGGCATAGTTGGTGCTTTCAAGCAGCAACGTCTTGAAGTACATCATCACGTTGCCGACTTTGGCATCCGAGTTGGTGGACAGACTCCTTCCATCTGCCGTGATATTCGTGGCCGCGTCCGCTACAAAGGGAAGTCGCACCTCGAAGGAGACGAGCTGGTTCAGGAATGACTTTTCGAAACCGGGTGTGAAACGGCTCAGTCCTCCTCCCCCGTACGCCACATCGCCGATGTAGCTGTAGCGGAAGAAGACGCGGTCTTGCGGCAGGACGCTTCCGCCTTCGGCGATCTTCAACGAGCCCACGCTGCCATTGGCCGCATCGGCGATTGCGGTGTCGACGTTGATGACGTGGTCGTAGAAGTAGTATGCATCCAAGTCTTCGCCGCCATTGAGCGAGTCTCCCCCGCCTTGAATCATCGCCCCCGAGGCTGATGAGTTGTAGACGGTGGTTCCGGCGACGGTGTTTCGGCTTTGGAAGATCGAGTCGACCGCGGCAGCATAGGTTCCGCTCGGCGTTTGCAGCAAAACGATATCATAGCCCTGCGGCGTCGAAGCCAATTGGGACTGGATTTGCGAGATCGTGTCACTTGTCGTCAGTGACGCATTTGCGGAAATCGTGCCGGCCAGCGTGACGCCGGGAAGCGTGCCGCCGCCCCGGAAAATCGACTGAGCTTGCTGGACGGACATCAAAGACGTGTCGAAAATTCCGACCGGTCCGGATTCGGAAATCGACATGATGCTGTTGCCTGGAGGTAATGTCGCGGGTGCGTCCAGGTCGTCGGCGTAGACGAACAACCGATCAAAAGACGCGCTGCCCCGAGCGCGAATGTTACTGCCGCCGAAGAAATCCCCGACCATCGCAGGAAGACGATCGCGCAGCGAAGGGCAAGTGCTGTTGCCATCGCCAGCATCGACGCTTGTCATGGCAAGCTGGAAGCAGCAAACCGCGCATAGCAGTAACCCATTGCGTGAAACTCTCACCGATCGCTCCTCAACAATAGAGACAGACACCACCCTGCGGAGAGGTATCGGCCGCCCATTCGGACCGATCAAAGCGGTTGCCCGGCCTGGAGTGGAAGAACATCCAGAACGAGCGGATCAATCGGAATAGCCGCTAAAGGTTCACTGTTGCTAGCATCGCCGCGGGTTTTGCTCCGAGGCATCATTGGCCGGGTTGCGCTTGAGATGGCAGAAAAATGGGGGAGTCGGGAATTGTATCGACAGGAGAATTGCTGACAAGAAAATGTGATGCGGGAAACGAATTGACATGATCGATTACGAGGGTCGCAGAATTCGATTCCTTCTTCCCAAGGAGCCTCCGCAGATTTTCCTGTCATCCATTTTCTTGTCTCACTTTCGGTTCCATAGTTCGTCGCGGCGCAACAGGATTTCCCTGCCTATCGCCACCTTCTCCACTTCTGCGGCGTCTGCATATTTACAATCAACTTGAGTGGTTCGATTTCCGTGGGTCCGGATAGCCTCGCTGCATCGCTAATTTGACAAGCCGAAGTTCGCTGCGAATCAGACAGGCACACTGAATGGTCTTGAACCAAACTTCTGTGTTGCATGTGGTTTTCTGTGGAGCACAGAAGATCGTTGTGCCCGAAGGCAGGTGTGTCTTCGCCATCATCCAGGCGCGTGACATATGCCAATCGCTGGTGATCAGCGCTACCGAGCATGGCTTTGAGTGATCGTGTCGCGATCGAATGATCTTGGCACACTCAAGCATATTCTGCTGCGTCGTCCGGGAGGCCTCTTCCAGTAAGAGTCGGATGGGAGCGACACCTGCATCGAGTGCAATGGCCTCCATGATTTCCGCTTCACTCCGGCCAGACGTGCCCGTCGCCCCGCCGGACAGAATCAGCGTGCCTACTCGTTCGCTGCGAACCAATTCGATCGCACCGCGAATCCGAAACTCCATCTCGGACCGAAACTTACACCCAAAGACGATTCCAAAGTCCGAATACTGAAACAGATCTGCAGAGCGGAAAACATCACGCTCACCAAGCTGGTTCATGTCCGGCCCTCACAGTTTGTAGATTTCAACTACGACGCATTGCACGCGAATAGGGTAGAATTGAGTCCTGGAACCTTTGACTTTCCGTACGCGGCATTTCGGACCTCGGTTTCCAACATTCGCATCTCGACAATACGATGTTACAAGCTTAGATCTCCCAATAACCCCCCCTTCCCCTTTTCCTCGTCTCCTCGTCCATCGCTTCCCCTTTTCCACGTCTCCCCTTTCCTCGTTCATTGAATTAATCGTGGGTAACAGACAGGAAACTGCAGGCAAGTGGTACGATTCCCACCGAAGGTGGTCCTACAGCATCAACTACCGTAAAGCCCGCCCTGCCTAGGAGGAGGTAAATCTCTGGGAGAGTCGGGCTTCCAAGCAACTCAAGGGTAATTGGGGCAAAGGCTAACGCTGCGCCCCCGATCAAAGCACCAGCACTGGCTGTAGCGATTACTTCTACTGTCATAAGGTCATACACGGAATTTGGCTGTATGCACGCAAAGGCGAAACCAAATGTCAATGTCCCACCGAGTATCGCTCCAACTGCAAAAAGGCTGCCAAATGCTCCCCATTCCGAGATAGAGGCTAATCCAGATGGGTCGGTCGCATTCAATGGGGAATTGGAAGCAAACGTATACAGTCGCAATTCCCCTCCTGAAAATCCGATCGGGTCTTGGCTTGTAAACCCGCCGATGAAAGGATCGTAGTGCCGGGCTCTGAAGAAATGGAGCCCCGTGGTACCGACGGCCTCCCGACCTTGGAAGCCATATCGATCTCCATCCTCGAAGGCGACCGTAAGATAAGCCAGCCCGAATGCGCCCCACTCGGAGTGTGAAGCAATACTGCCGTCGGAAGAAGAGTAGTCGCGTATCGAATGTTGGCGATCAGTCATGTACCAAACGATATCTTCATCACTGCCTATGCGTGCAATTATTTGGTCAATTCGACTTCCATAGAAGTAACGGGTCGGTGCACGCTTTGTTCCATTGAAGTCTGCCCATCCGTGGTCACCATTGAATACCATCAGGTCGGTTTGCGTATGTGCCGATCCAACAACATCGACATCAACTATTTCAGCGATCCGTCGACCAAACGCATCGAAGTCGTGTGCAGTTCGACTTAGCAGAACTGCCCCTGGGGATTGACTATAGGGATCGCCAGGATCGCTGCTCCAATCATCGACTTGGACTAGTCGGTTGTGGTGGTCGTATGTGAGTATTCGTGTCTCGTCGGAAGCTAATGCGATCCGCTTGACCTGATTTCCTTCCCCGTCGTATTCGTAGTTGTAAATTCCGTCGCTTTTGAGTTGGTTGGCGGTATCGGTGGTGTAGGTTCGTTCTTCGGTACCGACTATTGAGTGGGTTCGGTTACCGTTGGCGTCGTATTCGTAGTGCTCGTCGTCTTGAGTGTCGAAGTCGGCGAAGGTGAGTTGGCCAGTGAGGTCGTACTGGTAGTCGATCGTTTGTTCGTATTGCGTTTCTTGGTGGGTTCGGGCTTCGTGGACCAGCAGGCCTGAGAAGTCGTAGTCGTAGTCGTATCCGGCGAGGAGTTCGTCGGTGGCGTTTAGGTGGGTGAGCAGGTTGGACTTGCCGGTGGTGTCGTAGGTTCGTTCGGTGCGACCGACGAGGTTGGCAGGGTCGGAGTCGAGGTCGCTGTAGCGGAAGACGTCGCTTTCGCGGCCGGCTGCGGTGTAGAGGAAATCGACTCGGACCGGATCGACGTCGGGGTCTTCGCTTGTTGGAACGTCGGCGTCGTACCAGCGGCGGATGGCGAGCCGGTTGCGCTCGTCGTATTCCGAGGCGACGGTCACGCCCGCGTCGTCTTGGGTCTCGATGACGTTGCCTTGGGCGTCGTACTGGTACGTCAAAATCACTCGCGGCAGGTCGAGCGTGCCTTCGGGGTTGTTGTCGACGCTGGTCAGGCGATTAAGTGCGTCGTAGGTATGGACGTAATGACTGTTCACGTCCTGGGCCGTCAGCATGTTGCCGAGCGCGTCGTAAGTGAACGCGAGTGTGTTGACCAACGCCAGTGGATCCGTCGAATGTTCCGCTTCGTTATACCAGCGTTCTTCTGTCAGGCGACCCGAGTGGTCATAATCGAACTCGCGACGGCGTCCGTTGCGGTCGATCATCTCGATCTGGTTGCCTTCACCGTCGTAGGCGAAGGCTCGAACGTGCTCGGCGCCGGTGTTGGCAGCGAGGTCCGCGCCGCTGGGCGTCTCAAGCAATGCGATCGCTGCGTCGATGGTTAGGTTTTCGTTGTAGAACGGATCACGCTCTTCGACGACGCGGTTAAGTTCGTCGTAAACCCAAGTGGTGATGTTGCCGACGGGATCTTGCAGCAGGATACGATTGTCGTTTGCGTCGTAGCGGAATTCGACCACTCCGCGGGCTTCGCCCTTGCGGTTTTCAAAACGCTCGGTCGTCGAGTTCCACCAGGCTTCGGCGTCAATCTGGCGTATCAATCGGTCCTTCGCGTCGTACTCGTAGTCCGTGATGCGGCTCTTTCGATCGGCAACCGGTGTTGCCGGTGTATCGTTCGGAGATTCTGGATTTACGATGATTTCCCAGTCCAATAGATGTCCGTCGTAGACGCTGCGGACGATTGTGGGCGGATGGTTGGGATCGCCTTCGAGGCCGGTCTGCTGTTCGATGACTCGTCCGGCTTTGTCGTAGAATGTCTTGCGGTATTCCACCAAGGTGCCGTCGGCTTCGTGCGTCGACTCTTCGGTGACCTGGCCAAATTGGTTGTACTGGAATGTTTGATAGGTACCATCGGCGAAGGTGGCCTTGGACGGTGAACCGCAGGGGCAGGCGTCGGTGTAGTCATAGACGGTTGTGTTGCCGTTAAAATCCGTGAACGATGCTCGGCGACCTTCATCGTCGTAGGTGAACGAAGACGTGTTGTCTTCTGCGTTCTTGATCCGGATCAAATTTCCCGCGCGGTCGTAGTTAAATGCCGTGACGTGACCGAGCGGGTTCGTGATCGACTTCACTCGATTGCCGTTATCGTAGGAGAACAACGTCACAATCGGTTCGGCGAAAGGATTGGCTTCGCTGCCCCGTTCAGTGATTTTGGTCACATTTCCACGAGCATCAAATTCTTGGTCAGTGATGAAGCCACGGCGGTCGACAATCCGTGTCTCCGCATCCGGATTTCTAGAGTCGCCATACTCCCGAAGCGTTGCCAAGCCAAGTGGATCGATCTCTTGTAGCACGTTTCCGCGGTCGTCGTAGATCAACGTCGTGGCATTACCGTTGCCGTCGCGGACCACGCCGGTGTTTTGATCGGTTTGAAAATCTCGCTCGTCGACGCGATTGCCCAACGCATCAACGACGCCTTTGAATTCATACAATCGTGTTTCGGCGTCCTGTTCGTAGACCGCTTCCATTACTTTGCGGCCCAGAGAATCGTAGGCATTGTCCAGATAGTGAGGCGGCGTTTGGCGATACTCATAGCGGGTTTTTAGATCAATTTGATTGGTAACCTCTACCAGATCACCTTTCAGATCGTATTCGTAGCTAATCCTCTCGCCGGCCGGGTCGATTACAGATGTGATGCGTCCACGATGATCGCGGATAAACTGGATGGATTCTCCGGACGTATGCGAGATGCCGTCTTCAGTGAATGTGACCACGTTTCCGTTGCGGTCCGTGACCGTTTGAAGACCGGTGAATTGGTTGTACCGGTACTTGGTGCCATCTTTGGTCGTCAAGGTGTAGACGTCAGGATTGATCCCGCCGCCCAAGGCTCCCAGAATGCCTCCGACTGCGACACTGGTGGTGTCAATGGTCAGTGTGTCGTAGACGCCCTCGTCCGGCGTAAAGACCGGCCGAGCGGTCGTGCCGAACCAGCTGGCTTGAAGGTCGGTCAGGTTGTAGGTGAAACCGATGCGCTGGCCATCTGGGTTGGTCAAATAGACTTTGGTCACGCCCGGTACAAATTTGTCGTTGCCTCCGTTGAAGGCTGATCCGCTACCGATCGCGGTGGCTTCGAAAATACGTGCGTCTTGGACACCGAGCTTCCATCCGTACCCAAAGTCGCCGGATTCGGTGGCTTCCAATGTGTCATAAACACGTGTGACTTCGATCGGGATTCCGGAGAGCGGAATCGTAAGGTCAGTCAGCTGCAATTGGAAATTTCCGGTCTGAACGCTGCCTTCGACGTACACCATTGTCGGCTGGACGTAGCCGCGTCCGTTGCTGTCGAATGCGGTGACGATGATCGCGTAGGCATCGTTACTGACCAATGCCGGATCAAATACCGCTAACTCGCCCGCCCTGACTTCACTGGACGAGCGTTTGATCAGCACCCAGTCCGGGTCATCTATGTCGATATTTGCCAGAGAGACTCGGTCGGCACGGGCGTAGCGCACATCGTAGTACCAAAAATTGCCTTCGGGATCGTAGGCACTTCCCTCTATCAGTGTGGCGTTGCTGATGCGTTTGCCCAGCACGGGTTTGGTGATTTCGACGACGGGTTCACCCGCGTCGGACGGATCGGGATCGGGACGTGTCGGAAACCCCGGCTCACTTTCTTTGGGCGGATTGTTGCTCGACGGATTGACCACGGTGATGGTCGCGGACGTCGATCCCTCCAAGCCTGCGGCATCGTTGGCGTACGCTGTCAAAGAAATGTCACCTGTCGCAATCGTCGGCAATCTAACCAGCCCAAACGCGTCGAGTGTTACCGGTCGACCGTCGACTAATAGTCGAATGTCTGTGACTGCGACATTGTCGGTTGCCGTGACTCGCACCCGGTAGTCGGCCCCCAAATCGACCTGCGCCGTTCCTCGATGGGCTTGATCTCCGACGATCACCACCAGGTCGACTGCCGGTGGCTGGGTGTCATCGTTAATGGTGATCGTCCAGTCTTGCGAATCCGGTTGGCCCCGGTTGTCAGTCACAATGACCGTGACATCGACCGAATCATTTGCGAATCCTGTCGTCTCCCAAAGAATTCTTCCCTTGTTATCAATGGACATTCCCGCTGGAGCCGAGTCGCCGAGGCTCCAGGTCAGCGGGTCTCGATCGGGGTCTTCAGCGGCGACGGTATACCGGTACGTCGCGCCACGAGTGACCTGGGTATTGGGCGCCGATGTAATCGATGGCGGCTGATTGGTGATGACCGACAGCACGTAACCTTGGGTGCTGGTCGCGCCAAACTGATCGATGGCAAGAATCGAAATCAACGGCGTCCCAATATCGCTTTCCGTGGGCGTCCATGTCACCAAACCATCATTGATCTCCATCCCAGCTGGCGAACCGTCCGCCAATGCAATCGTCACGTTGTCACCATCCGCGTCAATCGCCCGGACTTGGTATTGGTAAAGCGAGCCGACCTCGGAATTGAAGACCGGAGCACTGGTGATAATTGGAGCACGGTTGCCCTTGGTCGGTCCGTCGGGGTTATTGGGGTCAACGGGTGCATCCGCCGAATTGACGACGAGCGTGTAGGATTGCGTGCCGAATCCGAGTTCGTCGCGGACTTCAACCAACACGTCATGGCTGCCGATTTGTCCGGAATTCGGCGTCCAGCGAATCACGCCGTTCGATTCATCGATCGACATGCCTGCTGGCGCGTTGACAAGCCGCCACCGCAGCGAGTCATTCTCGAAATCTTCGCCTCGTGCCGGGTACAGGTAGATTCTGTCAGACAGCGCAACCGTCGGGGGCACGGAGACAATTGCCGGCGCAAGATTGTTACAGCCGACATGTATCGTAAACCGCTGAGTGGCATGGCCCAGGAAAATATCGTTTGCGGTCAGAACGACTTGGTGTGATCCCAGTTGCTGGTCGTCGGGCAACCAGCGGATCTTGCCAGAAACCGCATCAATCGACATGCCGCGTGGCGCGACCGTTAGATTCCAAGTGATGGAATCGCCGTCTGGGTCCTTCGCCGAGGGATCATAGGCGTAGGATTGATCCAAGACGGCTGCAATCGGAGGAACGGAGTTAATGGATGGAGCAAGATTCGTGTCGACGGAGACGATGCCCAAACGAAAGGGTTGTCGTTTTTCGCCACCGCGCCCGTCCGAAACGATCACATCGACCGCAACCGATGTGTCAGTGTCCAATGGTGGCGTCCAGGTGACCAGCCCATCGGATGTGATTTGCATTCCTTGGGGGGAAGCTCCGAGGGCATAGGTCAGTGCCTCGCCATCAGGATCAAACGCGGAAACTCGGTAGGACCAAGGCAAGCCGTGGCGAGCCTTGAGACGCGGCGTCGACGTAATTTCTGGAAACCGATTTACCGTGGCGGCGTCAAGTAAGTCGATCGACCATTGCTGAACGGTTTCGCCGCCCCGGCAATCCCGAGCGACCACGCGAATGAACGTGTCAGCATCGGCTGCGTCAAAAGGAACACTCCAAGTCAGTCGATGGAACGATTCAACGATCTTTTCATCTGAATTCTCCAGCTCAACAGGTTCGATTGTCATACCAACGGGCATCATTCCGTCAATCTCGAAGGTAATCGGATCACCGTCGGCATCTTGGGCGGTCAGCTCGTACTGGTAAGTGGCGCCTCGGACTGCTGTGCGGACTGGCTGCGATGTGATCACCGGCGCGACATTCGGATCATCCACCGAAATGCTGAACGACTGCACATTGGATCCACCGCGTCCGTCGGTGACCTGCACTAGGACCTCGTGGGTGCCAACCTGTTCAAACGAAGGCTGCCAGACCATTGCTCCCAAGCTCGGATGAATGGTCATGCCGGCAGGTGCGACCGGCAACTGGAAGGTTAAAGGATCCTTGTCAGGGTCTGTCGCGGACACGTTGTATCGATATAGTGCTCCAACCACGTTTGCGGTCACCGGTTGAGACTGAATCGCGGGACGGCGGTTGGGACCGTCAGAGAGCTTTCGATTTGTAAAATCGACGTCTGAAACCACATGGTTGCGTGCAACGTGGACGGAGTAGCCATCGGCAATGGTGTAGTCAGGGACGACAGACAGTCCGGCGGCGATAGGAATTTGTGTGTCGCCGATGACGGTCGCGATCGGTCCGTTGAGGTCGATCTCCAAAAGCAACGACTGACTACCGGAGGTGAACAAATCGTATGTGGTGGCAAAGATGGTTCCGTCACGATCAACGTCTAGGCCGATGACGCTGTACTCTAGGCCGCCGAGATTCGTCACCGCCTTGGTGAGAGGGTCGTATACGCCAATTGAGAACGGCTGTGACAAATGGGTGAACAACAACCGACCATCGGGGAGGACCGCGAGCGAGTCGACATCGGTGAATTGAGCGCCGAACACGGCCACTTCTGACCACTGCGAATTTTCCACGTCAATAATCGCGAGACGCTCTGCTTGCCCGTCCTGGTCAAGGGAAATTGCCGCGTAAAGATTGACACCGTCGAAGGCCAACGCTTCAATGTTCTCCACGCCATCAAGCACGGCAACTTCGGTTGCAGTTCCGGTCTTGAGATCGAATCGGCTGACACGGTTGCTGTTGTGACCGAGGTAGGCCGTGTAGGGGGCGATGAACTCGAATGAGTCAGCCGGCAAACCGATCGAGGCAATTCGTACCGCCTGGCCGGTTTTTGGATCAACTTCAAATACGTCGCCGTTGGCCTCGCTCATCGCGATCAAACGCGAACCGACAGGCCGTCCTGGATAGGTTTGCTCCCAGCCTTGCCGAGCCTCCTCACGAACGGTGTAGCGTCCTTCGGCGAGATCGGTGAACGCGTAGTCCCCGTTCTGGTCGGTGATCGTAAAGCGTTCACCAGCGTCGCGGACACCATTTTGATTCTGGTCCAGGAAGATGGTCCATCCGCCAGGCCCTTCGTCAAAACTCGATTCTGCGATCACAACGGGATCAACATCGACCACCGTCTTTCGTCCCCGAATCTCTCCGCCGGCGGAAGACCGCACATTGATCGTAAAACGCTGTTCATCGAAACCTCCTCGGCCGTCTTCGACCCGAACGGTCACCGGATGTATGCCGATTGCGTCAGCAGAGAAAGTGCCTGTCACCAAGCCGTTGTCTGGATCAATCACTATTCCGTCGGGCCCGTCTAACAGCGAGTAGGACAGTGCATCCAGGTCCGGATCGATTGCATCGACGTCGTATTGATAGAAGGCGGATGCGTCAATCGACCCGATCGCGCCAATAGCATTGATGTCAGCTTCGCCGCGTGTTTCGTCTGGAAGCACATCGGTCAAACGGACGAAACGAAAGACGCTGTTCGCGTCGACAAACGGACCAATGTCGATCCCGGTGGGCTGGCCTTTGACCGTGCCGAGATCGATCCAGTCGATGCCGTTTTCACTGATTTCGACTTGAAAGCTCTCAACGGCGCTACCGGCTTCGAAGATGTACAGATCCAGCCCCCCGGCGACATCCTGTTGATCGACCAGATAGTTGTCGACGAACTCCACGACCAGAACGCCGTCTTTCCCAAGTTCAGTGCGTGTCCCGAATTCGCCATTGGGTTCTGGCGGTCCCAATGCATTCTGAGGATTGTCATCGCCGACACCTGCGACATCCGGTCCCGGTTCATACCGAACGACGCGATCCGCGAAAGACAGATCACCTAGCGGGAATTCGATTCCGAAGTGGGTCGTCGGGTCGGACGTGATTTCTACGGCGCGCAATGCGAGGCCTGCT containing:
- a CDS encoding putative Ig domain-containing protein produces the protein MVTLGQAFVVPDAPSALEFSFDDLVFDETDTGFINDAFEVALLDPFGNSLVPSIDRGHDAFFNVTEQIATAAASGVTITENKVVVDISGLTTGETANLVFRLINDDADSASTVRITELHLGGLQSTSTGIAAVTESSSRSNVLTQTSTNISPYLVPPGEIQSSLDPATPKNSDSASVEQSNDSAESSVFVQFKDFSDTSALKLNGAARTLNSQDGRVLRVTSAGPSQAGSFFSSTQVNAADFSSAFSFRITNRGGRIFDCNSIAGADGIVFVVQSVSSSIGSSGQGIGYAGISRSVGVEFDTWCNAANRDPSSNHIGINVGGTVNHGSGAPHTRNISPDFDNGSIWYAWVDYDGTELEVRVSQNDIRPEQPQLTRQLDIPQIINSETAFVGFTSGTGADWGNHDIINWQYNESFDPIGVPEFTINARTARSRVEVGDQTLITGDARSIIGKGGPTEREVSITHVLINDRPVNIVDASGSFFAYVEVGPGENRFEITAFDALDQQSQTSLTITGLSSGDDIDFSRFSDITDTFQEVYGRTSFKDSDDRLLVDLATRNTGTFETDVPLLVGIKNISDPTVSVVGADGFMPGGTPYYDYTEAVRDGTLEAGETTDSPTVTFHTPSRQQFDYELVFYGKLNEAPIIESLPKIEAAYDREYRYEVLATDPEDDPLSYTLTTKPAGMDFAPGTTDVVWQPSISDIGYHDVVVTVSDGRGGTAEQRFTIEVLEAPPNRPPVFTSVPITSTASTSFEFLGTDIPIISYGEAGQKYLVGSHGFLPGFEQPGFDDSDFLVGQGAFGSPRNGCSNLPSPIRTNWPTNTDLLVRHEIDLPSNVRNIRWYGAVDNRYELFWNGQRIGGGGGGCAQRDYFRANVSDSLVNVGENTLAIRGIDLGVVSYLDFRLIADFVPEGIAEPEYLYSASAIDSDNDPLSFSLQEAPDGMQVAPTTGTITWNPTVKQIGNHRVVLEVSDGRGGVATQEFIVCVHPDPDNHDPVIISEPVTSITVPARSTGSVLYGIDFADPTSLYRVDDLNSNAVVVGSTTVSELSDLAIDPSTGEAFAINADGLYQLSLETAETAFIGATGLPAPSSLEILPDGRIIAADFESSQLYLVDRSTGAATVLFDTGWLFHGDVAFDPLSGDLFGSAFQGPPPASDTLIQIDLDRKTVSAVGDLGMVVTGLGFTSDGRLLAANSSSTNVYVVDPKTSMTRSVYDAGITLGAGLALRAVEITSDPTTHFGIEFPLGDLSFADRVVRYEPGPDVAGVGDDNPQNALGPPEPNGEFGTRTELGKDGVLVVEFVDNYLVDQQDVAGGLDLYIFEAGSAVESFQVEISENGIDWIDLGTVKGQPTGIDIGPFVDANSVFRFVRLTDVLPDETRGEADINAIGAIGSIDASAFYQYDVDAIDPDLDALSYSLLDGPDGIVIDPDNGLVTGTFSADAIGIHPVTVRVEDGRGGFDEQRFTINVRSSAGGEIRGRKTVVDVDPVVIAESSFDEGPGGWTIFLDQNQNGVRDAGERFTITDQNGDYAFTDLAEGRYTVREEARQGWEQTYPGRPVGSRLIAMSEANGDVFEVDPKTGQAVRIASIGLPADSFEFIAPYTAYLGHNSNRVSRFDLKTGTATEVAVLDGVENIEALAFDGVNLYAAISLDQDGQAERLAIIDVENSQWSEVAVFGAQFTDVDSLAVLPDGRLLFTHLSQPFSIGVYDPLTKAVTNLGGLEYSVIGLDVDRDGTIFATTYDLFTSGSQSLLLEIDLNGPIATVIGDTQIPIAAGLSVVPDYTIADGYSVHVARNHVVSDVDFTNRKLSDGPNRRPAIQSQPVTANVVGALYRYNVSATDPDKDPLTFQLPVAPAGMTIHPSLGAMVWQPSFEQVGTHEVLVQVTDGRGGSNVQSFSISVDDPNVAPVITSQPVRTAVRGATYQYELTAQDADGDPITFEIDGMMPVGMTIEPVELENSDEKIVESFHRLTWSVPFDAADADTFIRVVARDCRGGETVQQWSIDLLDAATVNRFPEITSTPRLKARHGLPWSYRVSAFDPDGEALTYALGASPQGMQITSDGLVTWTPPLDTDTSVAVDVIVSDGRGGEKRQPFRLGIVSVDTNLAPSINSVPPIAAVLDQSYAYDPSAKDPDGDSITWNLTVAPRGMSIDAVSGKIRWLPDDQQLGSHQVVLTANDIFLGHATQRFTIHVGCNNLAPAIVSVPPTVALSDRIYLYPARGEDFENDSLRWRLVNAPAGMSIDESNGVIRWTPNSGQIGSHDVLVEVRDELGFGTQSYTLVVNSADAPVDPNNPDGPTKGNRAPIITSAPVFNSEVGSLYQYQVRAIDADGDNVTIALADGSPAGMEINDGLVTWTPTESDIGTPLISILAIDQFGATSTQGYVLSVITNQPPSITSAPNTQVTRGATYRYTVAAEDPDRDPLTWSLGDSAPAGMSIDNKGRILWETTGFANDSVDVTVIVTDNRGQPDSQDWTITINDDTQPPAVDLVVIVGDQAHRGTAQVDLGADYRVRVTATDNVAVTDIRLLVDGRPVTLDAFGLVRLPTIATGDISLTAYANDAAGLEGSTSATITVVNPSSNNPPKESEPGFPTRPDPDPSDAGEPVVEITKPVLGKRISNATLIEGSAYDPEGNFWYYDVRYARADRVSLANIDIDDPDWVLIKRSSSEVRAGELAVFDPALVSNDAYAIIVTAFDSNGRGYVQPTMVYVEGSVQTGNFQLQLTDLTIPLSGIPIEVTRVYDTLEATESGDFGYGWKLGVQDARIFEATAIGSGSAFNGGNDKFVPGVTKVYLTNPDGQRIGFTYNLTDLQASWFGTTARPVFTPDEGVYDTLTIDTTSVAVGGILGALGGGINPDVYTLTTKDGTKYRYNQFTGLQTVTDRNGNVVTFTEDGISHTSGESIQFIRDHRGRITSVIDPAGERISYEYDLKGDLVEVTNQIDLKTRYEYRQTPPHYLDNAYDSLGRKVMEAVYEQDAETRLYEFKGVVDALGNRVDERDFQTDQNTGVVRDGNGNATTLIYDDRGNVLQEIDPLGLATLREYGDSRNPDAETRIVDRRGFITDQEFDARGNVTKITERGSEANPFAEPIVTLFSYDNGNRVKSITNPLGHVTAFNYDRAGNLIRIKNAEDNTSSFTYDDEGRRASFTDFNGNTTVYDYTDACPCGSPSKATFADGTYQTFQYNQFGQVTEESTHEADGTLVEYRKTFYDKAGRVIEQQTGLEGDPNHPPTIVRSVYDGHLLDWEIIVNPESPNDTPATPVADRKSRITDYEYDAKDRLIRQIDAEAWWNSTTERFENRKGEARGVVEFRYDANDNRILLQDPVGNITTWVYDELNRVVEERDPFYNENLTIDAAIALLETPSGADLAANTGAEHVRAFAYDGEGNQIEMIDRNGRRREFDYDHSGRLTEERWYNEAEHSTDPLALVNTLAFTYDALGNMLTAQDVNSHYVHTYDALNRLTSVDNNPEGTLDLPRVILTYQYDAQGNVIETQDDAGVTVASEYDERNRLAIRRWYDADVPTSEDPDVDPVRVDFLYTAAGRESDVFRYSDLDSDPANLVGRTERTYDTTGKSNLLTHLNATDELLAGYDYDYDFSGLLVHEARTHQETQYEQTIDYQYDLTGQLTFADFDTQDDEHYEYDANGNRTHSIVGTEERTYTTDTANQLKSDGIYNYEYDGEGNQVKRIALASDETRILTYDHHNRLVQVDDWSSDPGDPYSQSPGAVLLSRTAHDFDAFGRRIAEIVDVDVVGSAHTQTDLMVFNGDHGWADFNGTKRAPTRYFYGSRIDQIIARIGSDEDIVWYMTDRQHSIRDYSSSDGSIASHSEWGAFGLAYLTVAFEDGDRYGFQGREAVGTTGLHFFRARHYDPFIGGFTSQDPIGFSGGELRLYTFASNSPLNATDPSGLASISEWGAFGSLFAVGAILGGTLTFGFAFACIQPNSVYDLMTVEVIATASAGALIGGAALAFAPITLELLGSPTLPEIYLLLGRAGFTVVDAVGPPSVGIVPLACSFLSVTHD